Part of the Spiroplasma turonicum genome, TAGGGGTATGGGAGTTACTGTTTTACCTGGTTTACTCCTTTACACTAATAATATTAGAAATTTATTACTAATTATTGTAGTTAATTTATTATCATTTGGGGTAGCTTTTGCATTAACATTCTTCTTATATTTCGAGGCTGGGAAAAAAGTTACACAAAAAAATTTAGATAAATTTAAAATTAAAATTGATCAATTTAAGGAAAAATTGTCTAATTTTAAATCAAATTTACAAGTTAAAGATTATGAAAATAAGTTAAAAAGATTAGAAAACGGACTAGTTCGATTAAACAAAAAAGAAGAGAAGCTTAATAAAAACAAAGAAAAATATGATAATTTCTTGGTAGAATTAAAAGAAACAAGAGAAAGAGAAAAACAAGAACAAATTAAATTGAAAGAAGACAAGAAAAAACATAAAGAAATGATATTAAATTTAAAAAAAGATCCTGAAAAATGAAAAGCATATAAACAAGATATAAAGAAAAAAAACAGTTAGTCATAGGAGTAAAAAAATATGAAATGAGAAAAACACAGTTTAATAAGTGAAGATAATTTAGAGTTTTTTAAAGAATGACATGAAAAAAAAGAAAGTGATTGATATAATAACCAATTCCATTTATCTGGTTATTGCGGTTCAATTAATGATCCGAATGGTTTAGTATTTTTCGATAATAAATACTATATATTTATGCAAAATTGTCCATTTAGTATTCAACATTATAATAAATCTTGAGCTTTATTTACAACTCATGACTTCATTAACTACAATTATGAAGGAATAACTTTAACTCCATCAAATCAATATGATAAGGATGGTGTGTTTTCAGGAAGTGCAAGAGTAAACAATAAAGGAGAAATGGAAATTTATTATACTGGAAATATTAAATATAATGCAATTGATAGAAATAGTTATACTTTAAAAGCGTTTATTGATTTAAAAAATAAATTAGTTAGCAAAGAATTGCTATTTGAATGTGATAAAACAAAATACACAGGTCATTTTAGAGATCCAATTGTTTTTGAAAAAAATAATAAATTATTTATGCTAAATGGAGCCCAAACACTAGATAAAAAAGGTACATTAACAGTTCATGAATTTGTTAATGATAAATGAGTTTTCAAAAAAGAAGTAGAATTAGATAAAGACTTTGAACAAAATTCATATATGGTTGAATGTCCAAATTATTTAAAAATAGATAATTCAGAATTTGTTTTTGCTTGTTTTGAACAAGATGCACCATTAAGTGAAGGTAGTCATTTTGTAAAGTATAGAAAAGTTGTCATTGATGAAAATGCAAACTTTAATTTTAAAACTGACCTTTTAAAAATTGATTTAGGTTTCGATTTCTATGCCCCACAGGTATTTTCAAATGTTAAAGATAGAACAATAATGTTG contains:
- a CDS encoding glycoside hydrolase family 32 protein; the protein is MKWEKHSLISEDNLEFFKEWHEKKESDWYNNQFHLSGYCGSINDPNGLVFFDNKYYIFMQNCPFSIQHYNKSWALFTTHDFINYNYEGITLTPSNQYDKDGVFSGSARVNNKGEMEIYYTGNIKYNAIDRNSYTLKAFIDLKNKLVSKELLFECDKTKYTGHFRDPIVFEKNNKLFMLNGAQTLDKKGTLTVHEFVNDKWVFKKEVELDKDFEQNSYMVECPNYLKIDNSEFVFACFEQDAPLSEGSHFVKYRKVVIDENANFNFKTDLLKIDLGFDFYAPQVFSNVKDRTIMLGWLGNSKSNPFPKELTTWSNNLTSPRVLTEKNNRLYQNPIVELENLRVKEITKSENDYLYENGIVELVCDEINNQDFEIEIKSGSKNIKLSNINKKFIIDRSNMDYNSVEDLPPVINFDNLSIDNIRILIDRSCMEIFINNGEHAISLRTFILNHNTIKTNLNNSKVYQLKGYNINWNNTIFKNITKEK